The Pelmatolapia mariae isolate MD_Pm_ZW linkage group LG9, Pm_UMD_F_2, whole genome shotgun sequence genome has a segment encoding these proteins:
- the arhgap29a gene encoding rho GTPase-activating protein 29 isoform X2: MGDVENGSVLGLPLTKRSRSFENLSVESGGSGLEKDDPPESSPPVRAEEVDRTLQRQDSGVESALAYAKAWSKYTKELLAWVEKRLNMDIECAKSYAKMAETAKTLASQQEFMPFREIYMTAFKNDIEYSQLILQTAAILQSNKFMQPLLARKNELDKLRKEVKEQWQREQKKMHEADTALRKARLLQTQRQDEYEKAKVSTSRLEEEQTGGGAAAAKQLEKRRRLEEEALQKAEEAKDHCKACQVDVGVKRVELVNTKNEIITQIREMVSQCDLTLKAVTVNWFQLQQAQVVSLPVNHQTLCENAKLYEPGQRYIDFVRSLPTDAPRLECHSLDSPVTQNTGMLFNKRSLSGSHSSHSNLSQASVTSDLLVGDDVDSPINAQHPKIAERRSNGSTDIQALKIQAPFRPWTSANQGGGMCSDSESAGGSSESRSMDSPTASPGDFKRRLPRTPSTGTMSSADDLDEREPPSPSDNGLNEMIIETASSPGPFRNTQMSKAAQTHKLRKLRAPSKCRECDSLVVFHGAECEECSLACHKKCLETLAIQCGHKKLQGRLHLFGIDFTQSAKNSQDGIPFIIRKCTSEIENRALSIKGIYRVNGAKSRVEKLCQAFENGKDLVELSDLSPHDISNVLKLYLRQLPEPLILFRYYNDFIGLAKESQSIIVEELEAQRVNPTTATPAQVSVELNRVLFKIKDLLRQLPPANYKTLQFLIEHLHRVTEQSEENKMTASNLGIIFGPTLIKPRQADAEVSLSSLVDYPYQALIVELLIRHYQMVFDTPLSPVSGTSPTEVDAQTRANTRLTQQDKEQQLIRHSKSLGDIKESSSKVFKRHSSIIPSSHLLTEVQERMPSLDGSDFEPADETDSETLSLPSSVPEVAKSVERGLCRSHHITVTRVQLRHPRNKLSSRPFSMPAERILNRSQIDENNSRNATDQDDTKGSGCDQSIEEVDETENTKTRAATHFRSTFIDTQTLRRTWDKQYKHEVASRTVKIGASSSTESAAVEANSLSTSVPSTLSLGTTYTVAVRPNRTIKREDNVTKYSPIATTFRAPRTLQPPPGTFYKPPSGSKAKVLQNCAQANSAEEEDEEEDEEDEDEEGEIGIEIEVSVDEPLEEDVEIEQTATSQSPSCSPEEMDQNQAKPVYQRLRPRRLPEVEHREAHFV; this comes from the exons ATGGGAGATGTAGAGAATGGATCAGTGTTGGGGCTCCCCCTGACTAAGAGAAGCAGG tcttttgagaACCTCTCTGTGGAATCTGGAGGATCCGGTCTTGAGAAAGATGATCCGCCAG AGTCTTCTCCACCGGTTCGGGCCGAAGAGGTGGACAGGACACTGCAGCGGCAGGACAGCGGAGTGGAGTCAGCACTGGCCTACGCCAAGGCGTGGTCCAAGTATACCAAAGAGCTGCTGGCATGGGTGGAGAAGCGTCTCAATATGG ATATTGAGTGTGCAAAAAGTTACGCCAAGATGGCTGAGACTGCTAAGACGCTTGCTAGTCAACAG GAATTCATGCCTTTCCGTGAGATCTACATGACAGCTTTCAAAAATGACATCGAGTATAGCCAGCTGATTCTTCAAACTGCAGCAATACTCCAAAGCAACAAATTCATGCAG CCTCTCCTGGCCAGAAAAAATGAGCTGGACAAGCTGCGAAAAGAGGTCAAGGAGCAGTGGCAGAGAGAGCAAAAGAAAATG CACGAAGCAGACACGGCTCTGAGGAAGGCCCGGCTCCTGCAGACCCAGCGGCAGGATGAATACGAGAAGGCCAAGGTGTCGACTAGTCGGCTGGAGGAGGAGCAGACTGGAGGGGGAGCGGCAGCGGCAAAACAGCTAGAAAAAAGGCGTAGGCTGGAGGAGGAGGCGCTGCAGAAG GCCGAGGAGGCCAAAGATCACTGCAAAGCTTGTCAGGTTGATGTCGGGGTGAAGAGAGTCGAGCTGGTCAACACCAAGAATGAGATCATCACTCAGATCCGAGAGATGGTCTCCCAGTGTGACCTCACCCTCAAGGCC GTGACCGTCAATTGGTTCCAGCTTCAGCAGGCCCAGGTTGTGTCTCTACCCGTCAACCACCAGACTCTGTGTGAAAATGCCAAGCTGTACGAGCCTGGCCAGCGTTACATCGACTTTGTCAGGAGTTTACCTACGGATGCGCCTCGACTTGAGTGTCACTCGTTGGATTCACctgtcacacaaaacacagg GATGCTTTTCAATAAGCGCTCACTAAGTGGCAGCCACTCCTCCCACAGTAACCTGTCACAGGcatctgtgacctctgacctccttgTTGGAGATGATGTGGACAGCCCCATCAATGCCCAACACCCCAAGATTGCTGAAAGACGCTCCAACGGTAGCACTGACATCCAAG CACTTAAAATTCAGGCGCCATTTCGTCCCTGGACCTCAGCCAATCAGGGTGGAGGGATGTGCAGTGATTCGGAAAGTGCTGGAGGGAGCAGTGAGTCCCGGTCCATGGACTCGCCGACTGCAAGCCCAG GAGACTTCAAGAGGAGATTACCCAGAACCCCCTCCACTGGTACCATGTCGTCTGCTGATGACTTGGATGAGAGAGAGCCTCCCTCGCCGTCTGATAATG GTTTAAATGAAATGATAATCGAAACGGCGAGCTCTCCAGGACCCTTTAGAAACACTCAGATGTCTAAGGCAGCCCAAACCCACAAGCTGAGAAAGCTTCGAGCACCCTCCAAGTGTCGTGAGTGTGACAGCCTGGTGGTGTTTCATGGAGCGGAGTGTGAGGAG TGCTCCTTGGCGTGCCATAAAAAGTGTCTGGAAACCCTGGCTATCCAGTGTGGCCACAAGAAGCTCCAGGGAAGGCTTCACCTATTTGGCATTGACTTCACACAGTCGGCTAAGAACAGCCAGGATGGCATCCCTTTCATCATACGGAAGTGCACGTCGGAAATTGAGAATAGAGCCCTCAGCATCAAG GGGATCTACCGTGTGAATGGTGCGAAGTCTCGAGTAGAGAAGCTGTGCCAGGCATTTGAGAACGGCAAGGACCTGGTGGAGCTTTCCGATCTTTCTCCCCACGACATTAGCAATGTACTCAAACTCTACCTGAGACAG CTTCCAGAGCCACTCATCCTCTTCCGCTATTATAACGACTTTATTGGTTTGGCCAAGGAGAGCCAGAGTATCATTGTGGAGGAACTGGAAGCACAGAGAGTTAATCCCACCACTGCGACCCCTGCGCAGGTTAGCGTCGAGCTCAATCGAGTCCTGTTCAAGATCAAGGATCTGCTAAGACAGCTGCCACCAGCTAATTACAAGACACTGCAGTTCCTCATAGAGCATCTTCACCG GGTGACGGAGCAATCAGAGGAGAACAAGATGACCGCCAGCAATCTGGGTATCATCTTTGGCCCGACGCTGATCAAGCCAAGGCAGGCCGATGctgaagtttctctttcttctctggTGGATTACCCGTATCAGGCGCTCATTGTGGAGCTCCTGATCAGACATTACCAGATGGTCTTTGACACGCCTCTGAGTCCTGTAAGTGGCACCTCGCCCACAGAGGTTGATGCCCAGACCCGCGCTAATACTCGCCTTACGCAACAGGACAAAGAGCAGCAGCTGATCAGGCACTCCAAGTCACTGGGAGACATTAAAGAG TCGAGCTCAAAAGTGTTTAAAAGGCATTCGTCCATAATTCCTTCTTCACACTTATTGACTGAGGTTCAGGAGAGGATGCCAAGCCTTGATGGAAGCGATTTTGAACCAG CTGATGAAACTGATTCAGAGACCCTCAGTTTGCCGTCAAGTGTCCCTGAAGTCGCAAAATCTGTGGAGAGAGGCCTGTGTCGTTCTCATCATATCACAGTCACCAGGGTTCAGCTTCGACACCCTCGCAACAAGCTTTCGTCACGGCCGTTTAGCATGCCGGCCGAACGGATACTTAACCGAAGCCAAATAGATGAGAATAACTCCCGGAACGCCACTGACCAAGATGACACGAAGGGAAGCGGTTGCGACCAGTCCATCGAAGAAGTGGACGAGACTGAGAATACAAAAACAAGAGCGGCCACACATTTCCGGAGTACCTTTATCGACACCCAGACATTACGCAGAACTTGGGATAAACAGTACAAACATGAAGTTGCCTCAAGAACTGTCAAAATTGGGGCCAGCTCATCTACAGAGAGTGCAGCAGTGGAAGCAAACAGCTTGTCAACCTCTGTGCCATCAACCCTCTCCCTTGGAACTACTTACACAGTCGCAGTGCGACCCAACAGGACTATAAAGAGGGAAGATAATGTCACAAAGTATAGCCCCATTGCAACAACTTTCAGAGCCCCCAGAACTCTTCAGCCTCCCCCAGGAACCTTCTACAAGCCCCCATCGGGAAGCAAAGCTAAAGTCCTGCAGAATTGTGCACAAGCTAACAGTGCtgaggaagaagatgaagaggaggatgaggaggatgaggatgaggaggggGAAATAGGC